Proteins from one Anastrepha obliqua isolate idAnaObli1 chromosome 2, idAnaObli1_1.0, whole genome shotgun sequence genomic window:
- the LOC129238750 gene encoding uncharacterized protein LOC129238750 isoform X2 — translation MRRTRLTSEAKPSLNSPSSSINRTQLDESISCVDNYRKNRATLAQLLYLVNFARKHPKIITSKFGPVSTLWEELADELNSMEGAYRSADKWRESMSTWRSQLRCRARRGKSSGVPEFDEFASFNFGQQALTSDTDEVEDRSNAIRTQKKCKGIFKHDAKTEIVLEPEADIEIQKEIVPPTVGSALPEGPGFSSGQGLSLRHMYGNVINVDTTTTTIKKEIDCFNDDDINKVTEICEDISDEDSKPDAILDFEAEMDMKTEIELANDEYTTPELNTPTSLINVPTLGFPVTTQSQICVTLQPNTSLNATMLASGEADRVTTSDKSKKSVEKACKKRKIAVLPCPSDITNASDVGHKERRVFTISPPSTSLNISTQATVDTAQDEKIVLSHPSPTTAKEVTGTESFNTKHSSHTSVPEDTTNGSKKRKITSLNEMYETVLKSINKRDEREEQMMGILQGLTVAVTRLTDNVQRLEEVLTFCKNN, via the exons ATGAGACGTACTCGACTGACTTCAGAAGCAAAACCATCGTTGAATTCCCCTTCAAGTTCCATTAACAGAACACAACTCGACGAAAGCATAAGTTGCGTAGACAA TTATAGAAAGAATCGTGCGACATTGGCGCAATTGCTCTACCTTGTAAACTTTGCGCGTAAGCATCCGAAAATAATTACGTCTAAATTTGGACCTGTGAGTACCTTATGGGAAGAATTAGCCGACGAATTGAATTCTATGGAAGGGGCATATCGATCGGCTGATAAATGGAGAGAA TCTATGAGTACGTGGCGAAGTCAATTGCGGTGTAGAGCACGTCGAGGTAAAAGTAGTGGTGTACCTGAATTTGATGAATttgcttcatttaattttggCCAGCAAGCACTAACGAGCGATACGGAT GAAGTGGAGGACCGGAGTAATGCAATCAGAACTCAGAAGAAATGTAAGGGCATATTCAAGCACGACGCTAAAACGGAG ATCGTACTGGAACCGGAAGCAGATATAGAGATACAAAAGGAAATCGTtcccccgacagtcggttctgctTTACCGGAAGGACCCGGATTTtcatccggccaaggactgtcactacgACACATGTATGGAAATGTTATAAAtgttgatacaacaacaacaacaataaaaaaggaaatcGATTGCTTTAACGATGATGATATAAATAAAGTGACGGAGATTTGCGAAGATATATCAGATGAAGATTCTAAACCGGAT GCTATTCTTGATTTTGAAGCTGAAATGGATATGAAAACTGAGATTGAGCTAGCGAATGATGAATATACAACTCCTGAGCTGAACACCCCCACATCATTAATAAATGTGCCGACATTGGGTTTTCCG GTCACTACACAGTCGCAAATTTGTGTCACTCTTCAACCAAATACTTCTTTGAATGCAACAATGCTGGCCTCTGGTGAAGCTGACAGAGTAACTACTTCGGATAAATCTAAAAAGTCGGTAGAAAAAGCgtgcaaaaaaaggaaaattgctGTTCTTCCCTGCCCATCAGATATTACGAATGCCTCAGATGTGGGGCATAAAGAAAGACGAGTCTTTACAATCTCACCCCCATCAACTTCTTTGAATATATCTACGCAAGCCACAGTTGACACCGCTCAGGACGAAAAAATTGTTCTTTCCCATCCATCTCCAACTACGGCAAAAG AGGTCACGGGCACTGAAAGCTTTAACACGAAACATTCTTCGCATACGTCCGTACCTGAAGATACAACAAATGGATCGAAAAAACGCAAGATCACATCTCTTAATGAAATGTACGAAACCGTTTTAAAGAGCATAAATAAGCGAGATGAACGAGAAGAGCAAATGATGGGTATTTTGCAAGGACTCACAGTTGCCGTAACAAGATTGACAGATAACGTTCAGAGACTAGAGGAAGTATTGACATTTTGTaagaataattaa
- the LOC129238750 gene encoding uncharacterized protein LOC129238750 isoform X1, whose protein sequence is MRRTRLTSEAKPSLNSPSSSINRTQLDESISCVDNYRKNRATLAQLLYLVNFARKHPKIITSKFGPVSTLWEELADELNSMEGAYRSADKWRESMSTWRSQLRCRARRGKSSGVPEFDEFASFNFGQQALTSDTDEVEDRSNAIRTQKKCKGIFKHDAKTEIVLEPEADIEIQKEIVPPTVGSALPEGPGFSSGQGLSLRHMYGNVINVDTTTTTIKKEIDCFNDDDINKVTEICEDISDEDSKPDAILDFEAEMDMKTEIELANDEYTTPELNTPTSLINVPTLGFPVTTQSQICVTLQPNTSLNATMLASGEADRVTTSDKSKKSVEKACKKRKIAVLPCPSDITNASDVGHKERRVFTISPPSTSLNISTQATVDTAQDEKIVLSHPSPTTAKGKRENARSKITLDPSLIPAEVTGTESFNTKHSSHTSVPEDTTNGSKKRKITSLNEMYETVLKSINKRDEREEQMMGILQGLTVAVTRLTDNVQRLEEVLTFCKNN, encoded by the exons ATGAGACGTACTCGACTGACTTCAGAAGCAAAACCATCGTTGAATTCCCCTTCAAGTTCCATTAACAGAACACAACTCGACGAAAGCATAAGTTGCGTAGACAA TTATAGAAAGAATCGTGCGACATTGGCGCAATTGCTCTACCTTGTAAACTTTGCGCGTAAGCATCCGAAAATAATTACGTCTAAATTTGGACCTGTGAGTACCTTATGGGAAGAATTAGCCGACGAATTGAATTCTATGGAAGGGGCATATCGATCGGCTGATAAATGGAGAGAA TCTATGAGTACGTGGCGAAGTCAATTGCGGTGTAGAGCACGTCGAGGTAAAAGTAGTGGTGTACCTGAATTTGATGAATttgcttcatttaattttggCCAGCAAGCACTAACGAGCGATACGGAT GAAGTGGAGGACCGGAGTAATGCAATCAGAACTCAGAAGAAATGTAAGGGCATATTCAAGCACGACGCTAAAACGGAG ATCGTACTGGAACCGGAAGCAGATATAGAGATACAAAAGGAAATCGTtcccccgacagtcggttctgctTTACCGGAAGGACCCGGATTTtcatccggccaaggactgtcactacgACACATGTATGGAAATGTTATAAAtgttgatacaacaacaacaacaataaaaaaggaaatcGATTGCTTTAACGATGATGATATAAATAAAGTGACGGAGATTTGCGAAGATATATCAGATGAAGATTCTAAACCGGAT GCTATTCTTGATTTTGAAGCTGAAATGGATATGAAAACTGAGATTGAGCTAGCGAATGATGAATATACAACTCCTGAGCTGAACACCCCCACATCATTAATAAATGTGCCGACATTGGGTTTTCCG GTCACTACACAGTCGCAAATTTGTGTCACTCTTCAACCAAATACTTCTTTGAATGCAACAATGCTGGCCTCTGGTGAAGCTGACAGAGTAACTACTTCGGATAAATCTAAAAAGTCGGTAGAAAAAGCgtgcaaaaaaaggaaaattgctGTTCTTCCCTGCCCATCAGATATTACGAATGCCTCAGATGTGGGGCATAAAGAAAGACGAGTCTTTACAATCTCACCCCCATCAACTTCTTTGAATATATCTACGCAAGCCACAGTTGACACCGCTCAGGACGAAAAAATTGTTCTTTCCCATCCATCTCCAACTACGGCAAAAGGTAAAAGAGAAAATGCCCGCTCAAAAATTACTTTGGATCCCTCTTTGATACCCGCAGAGGTCACGGGCACTGAAAGCTTTAACACGAAACATTCTTCGCATACGTCCGTACCTGAAGATACAACAAATGGATCGAAAAAACGCAAGATCACATCTCTTAATGAAATGTACGAAACCGTTTTAAAGAGCATAAATAAGCGAGATGAACGAGAAGAGCAAATGATGGGTATTTTGCAAGGACTCACAGTTGCCGTAACAAGATTGACAGATAACGTTCAGAGACTAGAGGAAGTATTGACATTTTGTaagaataattaa
- the LOC129238751 gene encoding putative nuclease HARBI1, with product MEEEFLLLLIETWQDAFNSNNMKLLRDCSDPFNLPAQVFEKHFLLPKSMCRSLIEDLLPYDKQDTSLPLALRFLTTVNFYTSGSFPKRSNSNKIFDISQPSMSRSLSSITELLVTQKGDEICFPGTNESQAVVKKGFKEQFDMDNTLGVIGTAHIKILAPKDKFGSEEYFNEHGEYSIKVEGICDHRLLFTSLNARSPGSLSNSSIWRSSSARQFLIKHYKLGSRNTWLLGDVTYPLEPWLLTPVTPRSRLELSYNDRNRRAHNCIKQAFAVLRTRFKCLSKGRRLYYKHERAANIIYACAILHNILLKNGGSATLDKNELQTSVEEASTKVSEKAALKCAPKFVDGTHVRHRYTQHL from the exons ATGGAAGAGGAATTTCTATTGCTCTTAATTGAAACGTGGCAGGATGCTTTCAATAGCAATAATATGAAGCTTCTTCGTGACTGCAGCGATCCGTTTAATTTGCCAGCCCAAGTTTTCGAAAAGCACTTCCTCTTGCCAAAATCTATGTGTCGCTCATTAATAGAAGACTTGCTACCGTACGATAAACAGGACACTAGTCTACCTCTCGCTCTAAGATTTCTAACAACGGTCAATTTTTACACTTCCGGTAGCTTTCCAAAACGTTCTAATAGCAATAAAATATTCGACATCAGTCAGCCATCGATGTCGCGCTCATTGTCAAGTATAACGGAACTATTGGTTACACAAAAAGGTGATGAAATATGCTTTCCAGGCACAAATGAGAGTCAAGCAGTCGTGAAGAAGGG TTTCAAAGAACAATTTGACATGGATAATACTTTGGGTGTCATTGGAACAGCGCACATTAAAATACTGGCGCCGAAAGACAAATTCGGATCGgaagaatattttaatgagcACGGTGAATACAGTATCAAAGTAGAAGGC ATTTGTGATCACCGCTTGTTATTCACATCACTAAACGCGAGATCGCCTGGTTCCTTATCTAATTCATCTATCTGGCGTAGTTCGTCGGCAcgccaatttttaataaaacattacAAATTAGGTTCACGAAACACTTGGTTACTAGGCGATGTCACATACCCTCTAGAACCATGGCTGCTTACTCCTGTGACGCCTAGGAGTCGCCTGGAGTTATCCTATAACGATAGGAATAGAAGAGCTCATAATTGTATTAAGCAAGCTTTCGCCGTATTAAGAACCCGCTTTAAATGTCTCTCCAAAGGGCGCAGGTTGTATTATAAGCACGAACGTGCGGCAAACATTATATATGCATGTGCCATACTGCACAATATACTATTGAAGAATGGAGGTAGTGCAACATTGGATAAAAACGAGTTACAAACATCGGTAGAAGAGGCTTCGACGAAGGTGTCAGAGAAAGCGGCTTTGAAGTGTGCGCCAAAATTTGTAGACGGCACACACGTTAGACACCGTTATACAcaacatttataa
- the LOC129239651 gene encoding titin homolog isoform X2 has product MHDFTMWIKFGLPYLKCYYQPAGPLISPHVLPPVATAPPPPPNVPLLPTGAASASASSIKKSQQIPAPLSSDPELAAAQQPPPSSAATADSADSDVLITGGDLTPFRYPPAAHSGAPTTQHQQVQQQQHQQQLHQQAAAAAAAAAAAAAAAAHQSSPYSRSMHAQMHYSTAYPANYCTPYPVEAVCYSPPAYQPYFPTKVYQSAGPPPPPSTYRRYPYYQPGHPPPPAELYEQGPPPPPPTSASSAAQATGPPPPTSIQGPPPTAPPPGTQLVPAGPAAHAQHLEHYPGPPGYYTGYSPGAGAAGQCYTRSIQGPYMEYPPQCPCPMQQSCPKNVHTGPHIGSNNGSNNNNISNSGSNSHNSSNNNNCSAMSHLSNNSNNTLMNGNNDHNISSNNKSSNMTNHSQHSSNSNNSSNSSVHNSVATSRGPVKKSTTTTLTTTATITSAPVTATAVALAATTPTQIDELLLFGKEQSQQHLDLLQVVKSELKLEESDNKSQYEESVVQPPTPPESYTTNDEKLLDSLTEHELSSASLPAALEEANTKLLLCTNKNDSKLTVDSSRQKQSKQKLAGNNRNIAAPVLEAYDLTTATVTPPPSTPITTTTTTTSSNNTNANANTTSTTALPLLGRKARIGKTMAREMVYAGAAAKSKQQQLHTQRQQQQQPAPTQFVALQPEQLLNAISPSPQVPATLSESFPVTATIQSPLQAPFLIKTEIKAEKIKLEDEEQLLSSVLQLQQQQESNHDKDSEKAEVKLIKAEPLTLACEEVTAVMNDVADNTTLKPLGRMRLLPSWQQPPVIQCDIDLSTTSDDDVLDLCQSPTTSTSGCGQKPRLKILNLPKAQQLCKKSSPNGYKSLIKQTEPRTYLCLSGRKLDKRGRYSKLQIRQSGKAGGVNGTIRRRQLVLTDQQKKQLKLRKKKLQALERRKQEVLEKRRAAAKQERLQRKKQLKKSLAASGIKQEEIEPCLEEIVDLVEEPEQTESEFSELTQPEVPTMRMLLSESSSLSSGSNSNSSSSMSTLRITPKPSPKRGKPPRKTCVPLHLLETIDSVARGYFSEPETSRCSGAQNHYTSCDPADSELALDKTVSERKQKKDKKSSAEKRSKSETKKPIKTAAASEVTDVAQTLTTARAKKTTSTTEPASASCDVERKAPLDLMQGATYAEPAAAPIETVSNSISTNKSTKSKRTPAKRKTAKAKKPKKQTGNKKKASAKSKQQECGNEMPVLEMDAAAPVHAANQLSLETNNNVYDKCRAENASMDEADRHAQMEVEADDDESSVSASQEITQLQQQQPPLEKHSNAQVFLPPVPPMPRIVCQPHHGTKRTRSRSKFGSRKRQKVKHSTVSFELDDRLPPAIRGDVVPKWNNGWTWEGEPFQGAVFLNSDDPLVIRTCYPAMRHSEGDIIRTRDCVLLKANEDNDLPYVAKVAHLWENPEDGEMMMSLLWYYRPEHTEQGRQPNDSPDEVYASRHRDHNSVACIEDKCYVLTFSEYCRYRRRLRAAEEDIEEEVSIVPKRPCFYSIRTVPDNTNPELVMFCRRAYEFRTRRLLKMPNKQDYIVVND; this is encoded by the exons GCTATTACCAACCTGCCGGTCCATTGATCTCACCACACGTTCTACCACCCGTCGCTACTGCACCACCGCCGCCTCCTAATGTGCCACTTCTACCGACTGGTGCTGCTTCCGCTTCCGCCTCTTCTATCAAGAAGTCACAACAAATACCCGCACCGCTTAGCTCCGATCCGGAGCTTGCAGCCGCCCAACAACCACCACCATCATCGGCCGCAACCGCAGACAGCGCAGACAGTGATGTGCTTATCACTGGCGGCGACTTGACACCCTTTCGCTATCCGCCGGCCGCACACAGCGGCGCGCCCACCACCCAGCATCAGCAggtgcagcagcaacagcatcaACAACAGCTACATCAGCAAGCTGCCGCCGCAGCtgctgcagctgctgctgctgcggccGCCGCCGCTCATCAGAGTTCTCCATATTCACGCTCGATGCATGCACAGATGCACTATTCAACAGCGTATCCGGCCAACTATTGTACACCTTATCCAGTGGAAGCGGTTTGCTATTCACCGCCCGCCTATCAGCCCTACTTTCCGACCAAAGTTTATCAGAGCGCAGGACCGCCACCACCACCTTCCACATACCGACGCTACCCGTACTATCAGCCCGGCCATCCGCCACCACCGGCCGAACTCTACGAACAGGGgccaccaccaccgccgccgACGTCGGCCAGTAGTGCAGCACAAGCTACCGGACCGCCACCGCCTACGTCTATTCAGGGACCACCACCAACAGCACCGCCCCCCGGAACACAACTTGTGCCGGCTGGACCGGCAGCACACGCACAACACCTCGAGCACTATCCGGGACCGCCAGGCTACTACACCGGCTATAGTCCAGGCGCTGGCGCTGCGGGGCAGTGTTACACGCGCAGCATACAGGGACCGTATATGG AATATCCACCACAGTGTCCGTGTCCAATGCAACAATCGTGTCCAAAAAACGTCCATACTGGGCCTCATATTGGTAGCAACaacggcagcaacaacaacaacatcagcaacaGCGGCTCGAACAgccacaacagcagcaacaacaacaattgttcGGCGATGAGTCATttgagcaacaacagcaacaatacgcTGATGAATGGCAACAACGACCacaacatcagcagcaacaacaagagtTCGAATATGACGAACCACAGCCagcacagcagcaacagcaacaacagcagcaacagctcGGTCCACAATTCAGTGGCTACCAGTAGAGGTCCAGTTAAAAAATCGACGACGACAACcctaacaacaacagcaacaattacCAGCGCACCAGTAACAGCAACAGCCGTCGCGCTAGCGGCAACAACACCAACCCAAATCGACGAATTGCTACTATTCGGCAAAGAACAGTCACAACAACATTTGGATCTGTTACAGGTGGTGAAGTCCGAGCTAAAATTAGAAGAATCGGACAACAAAAGCCAATACGAAGAGAGCGTGGTCCAGCCACCGACACCGCCAGAGAGCTACACGACCAACGACGAAAAGTTATTGGATTCGCTAACCGAACACGAGTTGTCATCGGCGTCGCTGCCGGCAGCTCTTGAAGAGGCTAACACAAAGCTGCTCTTGTGCACTAACAAAAATGACAGCAAGTTAACAGTTGATAGCAGTAGGCAGAAACAGTCAAAACAGAAATTGGCCGGCAACAATAGAAATATTGCGGCGCCAGTACTTGAAGCTTACGACCTGACCACAGCGACAGTGACTCCACCACCGTCAACACCAATCactaccacaacaacaacaaccagtaGCAACAATACCAACGCCAACGCCAACACCACCAGCACCACCGCATTACCGCTTTTGGGACGCAAAGCGCGCATTGGCAAAACGATGGCGCGCGAAATGGTGTACGCAGGCGCAGCAGCGAAGTCAAAGCAGCAACAGTTACATACACAgcggcagcaacagcagcagccagCGCCGACACAGTTTGTTGCGTTACAACCCGAGCAGCTGCTAAATGCTATCAGCCCTTCACCTCAAGTGCCAGCGACGCTAAGCGAGTCCTTTCCTGTAACGGCGACAATCCAGTCACCACTGCAGGCGCCATTTCTGATTAAGACGGAAATAAAGGCAGAGAAAATTAAGCTGGAAGACGAAGAGCAGTTGCTTAGCTCTGTGCTGCAGCTGCAACAACAGCAGGAGTCTAACCATGACAAAGACAGTGAAAAAGCTGAAGTGAAGCTAATCAAGGCTGAGCCGCTCACATTGGCCTGCGAAGAAGTGACGGCCGTAATGAATGATGTCGCCGATAACACGACACTTAAGCCGTTAG GTCGCATGCGCCTTTTACCTAGTTGGCAGCAGCCGCCAGTCATTCAGTGCGACATTGACCTCTCTACGACCTCGGACGATGACGTGCTCGATCTCTGCCAGAGTCCGACCACATCCACCTCAGGCTGTGGCCAAAAGCCACGTCTCAAAATTCTTAACCTACCCAAGGCACAGCAACTGTGTAAGAAATCATCGCCGAATGGCTACAAAAGTCTCATTAAACAAACTGAACCGCGAACCTATTTGTGCCTAAGTGGACGCAAGTTGGATAAACGCGGCCGCTACAGTAAACTGCAAATACGGCAGTCTGGTAAGGCTGGTGGCGTTAATGGCACAATCCGTCGACGTCAATTAGTGCTCACCGATCAGCAGAAGAAGCAGCTGAAACTGcgtaagaaaaaattgcaagcaCTGGAACGCCGCAAGCAGGAAGTGCTGGAGAAGCGGCGCGCAGCTGCCAAGCAAGAGCGTTTGCAGCGGAAGAAGCAGCTGAAGAAATCACTCGCTGCGAGCGGTATAAAACAAGAAGAAATCGAACCATGTCTCGAGGAGATCGTCGATTTAGTAGAGGAGCCAGAGCAGACCGAAAGTGAATTCAGTGAACTCACACAGCCGGAAGTGCCAACAATGCGCATGCTGCTATCAGAGAGCAGTAGCCTCAGTAGTGGCAGTAATagcaatagcagcagcagcatgagCACACTCAGGATCACACCGAAACCTTCACCAAAGCGCGGCAAACCACCGCGTAAAACTTGCGTTCCACTACATTTGCTCGAAACCATCGACTCCGTGGCGCGTGGTTACTTCTCTGAACCTGAAACATCACGTTGCAGTGGCGCGCAAAACCATTACACTAGTTGTGATCCGGCTGACAGCGAACTAGCCTTGGATAAGACAGTGTCTGAACGCAAGCAAAAGAAAGACAAAAAGTCGAGCGCGGAAAAACGCTCAAAGTCTGAGACAAAGAAGCCTATCAAAACCGCCGCTGCATCCGAAGTTACTGATGTCGCCCAAACGCTTACAACGGCGCGTGCCAAAAAAACTACCTCAACAACAGAACCTGCGTCAGCATCGTGCGATGTGGAACGCAAGGCACCCTTAGATTTGATGCAAGGAGCTACGTATGCCGAGCCTGCGGCAGCGCCAATAGAGACTGTTAGCAACTCCATTAGCACAAATAAATCAACAAAGTCGAAGCGCACGCCGGCAAAGCGAAAAACCGCTAAAGCGAAGAAACCGAAAAAACAAActggaaataagaaaaaagccaGCGCGAAGTCAAAACAGCAAGAATGCGGCAACGAGATGCCTGTTTTGGAGATGGATGCGGCGGCGCCGGTGCACGCTGCTAATCAGCTTTCTTTAGAAACAAATAACAACGTTTATGACAAATGCCGCGCAGAAAATGCGTCGATGGATGAAGCGGACAGACACGCACAAATGGAAGTAGAAGCTGACGACGATGAGTCATCAGTGAGCGCGTCACAGGAAATCACTCaattacagcaacaacagccGCCACTCGAGAAACATTCCAATGCACAAGTGTTCCTGCCGCCCGTACCGCCAATGCCGCGCATTGTTTGCCAACCGCATCATGGCACTAAGCGCACGCGTTCACGATCCAAATTCGGTAGCCGCAAACGGCAGAAGGTGAAACATTCCACCGTCTCATTCGAATTAGACGATCGGTTGCCGCCAGCAATACGCGGCGATGTGGTGCCGAAATGGAACAACGGCTGGACATGGGAAGGTGAGCCATTCCAAGGCGCGGTATTCTTGAAT AGCGACGATCCGCTAGTCATACGCACCTGCTATCCCGCCATGCGGCATTCGGAGGGCGACATAATACGCACACGCGACTGCGTACTGCTCAAAGCGAATGAGGATAATGATTTGCCCTATGTGGCGAAGGTGGCGCATCTCTGGGAGAATCCTGAAGACG GTGAAATGATGATGTCTCTGCTATGGTACTACCGGCCTGAACACACCGAACAAGGCCGCCAGCCCAATGACAGTCCCGACGAGGTGTACGCGTCGAGGCATCGTGATCACAACTCTGTTGCCTGCATTGAGGATAAATGCTATGTACTCACTTTCAGTGAATACTGCAG atATCGCCGCCGCTTGCGCGCCGCTGAAGAGGACATCGAAGAGGAGGTCTCCATTGTGCCGAAACGACCCTGTTTTTATAGCATACGCACCGTGCCTGACAACACCAATCCCGAGCTGGTCATGTTCTGCCGGCGCGCGTATGAGTTTCGCACAAGGCGGCTGCTAAAGATGCCTAACAAGCAGGACTACATTGTCGTGAACGACTAA